From a region of the Triticum aestivum cultivar Chinese Spring chromosome 7D, IWGSC CS RefSeq v2.1, whole genome shotgun sequence genome:
- the LOC123170255 gene encoding protein MICRORCHIDIA 6 isoform X4 gives MALLDWIELSDDEEVTVKERLPPEKVKEEFPSTEVKEEFPPTIVKEELDTHVHGTAQLEVEIVDLTTEEADVEEDRNAHGKGDAAQGATTSHRQQFVAPHGQGGAPQTVVPRQEFLAAANGVEEFLVIGDVAQEAMQSGNQDFAAAVDCAEEATHSENADEAGPSLFTEQGAAAGDCGEEAMQPGNQDFAAAVDCAEEAMQSENAAEAGPSSFTEQGVAAGDCSEEALQPGNQDFSAAVDYAVEAMKSENAAEAGPSSLTEQGVVAGYCSEEAMQCGNQDFVAAVDYAEEAMQFENAAEAGPLSSTGQGVVAGDCSEEAMQSGKQDFVTAVDCVEEAKQSGNAVEGAPSSFTEGVAAGDFAEEAMQYNHEDKAAECSSMTRQAASSSLSMTEQGATTSSLRTAQQSHKRDALIDSPPIATVAPFPRQFWKAGGYKVASRASINNGQNCLRINPKFLHSNATSHKWVFGAIAELLDNAVDEVQNGATYVKIDKMKYSPVGEYSLMIQDDGGGMSPEYLRHCLSFGFSNKCTNSSIGQYGNGFKTSTMRLGADAIIFSCRKANSRLTRSVGLLSYTFLKGTGCDDILVPVVDYEFDPSSRNFKRIMDRGEKHFSSNLSTLLRWSQFSTEDDLLNQFEDMGCHGTKIVVFNLWLNDVDEMELDFTTDDEDIMMSGAPKIPEERAKVKRLNHMHIANRFRYSLRVYASILYLRLPQHFKVILCGRTVEPHHIIKDLIYRECIKYQPQVGTSVQVDVITSIGFLKGAPHLDIYGFNVYHRNRLILPFWAAGSERGRGRGIAGVLEANFIRPTHDKQDFEKTELFQRLETRLKDMTMEYWRHHAHLIGYQPVTKSLPPAYYTSIAATNDSSVAQATATTYARNSRAKASGVLNSCFNGGNSLNPLHVGALRDQMDYGACSLARRNMRTSLYMPSTPQQTEPCKRRNSGSMIEMRAQKRHNTNGVNVVEIGEERSSLLLCQNMMLKAECSELEAAGQTLRSKADRLMGELREWQRKQRSLTDELEFYHGLSAIHRRIHPIASTSSLGVGWI, from the exons ATGGCATTGTTGGACTGGATTGAGTTGTCTGATGACGAGGAGGTGACAGTCAAAGAAAGACTTCCTCCAGAAAAAGTCAAAGAAGAATTTCCTTCAACAGAAGTCAAAGAAGAATTTCCTCCCACAATAGTGAAAGAAGAACTGGATACTCATGTACATGGGACAGCTCAGTTGGAAGTAGAAATTGTTGATTTAACCACAGAAGAAGCTGACGTTGAAGAGGATAGGAATGCTCACGGGAAAGGGGATGCTGCTCAGGGGGCAACGACATCACATAGACAACAGTTTGTTGCACCTCATGGACAAGGCGGGGCACCTCAGACAGTGGTACCAAGACAAGAGTTTCTTGCTGCTGCTAATGGTGTGGAAGAGTTTCTTGTAATAGGTGATGTTGCACAAGAGGCTATGCAGTCTGGAAATCAGGATTTTGCTGCAGCAGTTGATTGCGCAGAAGAGGCCACACATTCTGAAAATGCAGATGAAGCTGGCCCATCATTGTTTACAGAACAAGGTGCCGCGGCAGGTGATTGCGGTGAAGAGGCTATGCAGCCTGGAAATCAGGATTTTGCTGCAGCAGTTGATTGTGCAGAAGAGGCCATGCAGTCTGAAAATGCAGCTGAAGCTGGCCCATCGTCGTTTACAGAGCAAGGTGTTGCAGCAGGCGATTGCAGTGAAGAAGCTTTGCAGCCTGGAAATCAGGATTTTTCTGCAGCAGTTGATTACGCAGTAGAGGCCATGAAGTCTGAAAATGCAGCTGAAGCTGGCCCATCATCGTTAACAGAACAAGGTGTTGTGGCAGGTTATTGCAGTGAAGAAGCTATGCAGTGTGGAAATCAGGATTTTGTTGCAGCAGTTGATTACGCAGAAGAGGCCATGCAGTTCGAGAATGCAGCTGAAGCTGGCCCATTATCGTCTACTGGACAAGGTGTCGTAGCAGGCGATTGCAGTGAAGAGGCTATGCAGTCTGGAAAGCAGGATTTTGTCACAGCAGTTGATTGCGTAGAAGAGGCTAAGCAGTCTGGAAATGCAGTCGAAGGTGCCCCATCATCGTTTACAGAAGGTGTAGCAGCAGGTGATTTTGCTGAAGAGGCTATGCAGTATAACCATGAAGACAAAGCTGCTGAATGCTCGTCAATGACACGACAAGCTGCTTCATCATCCTTGTCAATGACAGAACAAGGTGCTACTACATCCTCACTAAGGACAGCGCAACAGAGTCACAAGAGAGATGCATTGATAGATTCCCCTCCCATCGCAACTGTGGCGCCTTTTCCCCGGCAATTCTGGAAGGCTGGGGGGTACAAGGTTGCTTCCCGAGCTTCCATCAACA ATGGCCAGAACTGCTTAAGGATTAATCCCAAGTTTCTTCACTCGAATGCTACGTCACACAAGTGGGTATTTGGTG CTATTGCAGAACTGCTCGACAACGCTGTTGATGAG GTGCAGAACGGGGCAACCTATGTGAAAATAGATAAAATGAAATATTCTCCTGTTGGAGAGTATTCGTTAATGATACAAG ATGATGGAGGCGGTATGAGTCCTGAGTATCTTCGACATTGTTTGAGCTTTGGATTCTCCAATAAATGCACGAATTCATCAATTGGACAAT ATGGAAATGGCTTCAAAACCAGCACAATGAGGCTTGGGGCAGATGCTATCATATTCAGCTGCAGAAAAGCTAATAG CAGATTGACACGAAGTGTTGGGCTGCTCTCTTACACATTCCTCAAAGGAACCGGCTGCGATGACATATTAGTGCCAGTG GTTGACTATGAATTTGATCCTTCATCCCGCAATTTCAAGAGGATAATGGACCGTGGTGAAAAACATTTTTCTTCCAATTTGTCCACTCTTCTGAGGTGGTCTCAATTTTCTACAGAAGATGATTTATTGAATCAA TTTGAGGACATGGGATGCCATGGCACAAAAATTGTTGTATTCAACTTGTGGCTCAATGATGTGGATGAAATGGAGCTTGACTTTACAACTGATGACGAG GATATTATGATGTCAGGAGCGCCTAAGATACCAGAAGAACGCGCGAAAGTGAAAAGGTTGAATCATATGCATATTGCAAATCGCTTTCGATATTCACTTCGT GTTTATGCATCTATACTATACCTTCGTCTACCACAACACTTTAAAGTCATCTTGTGTGGACGAACTGTTGAACCTCATCATATTATAAAGGACCTCATATACCGTGAATGTATCAAATATCAACCACAAGTTGGAACAAGCGTACAG GTTGATGTCATTACTTCAATTGGCTTCTTAAAAGGTGCTCCACACCTGGATATCTATGGATTTAATGTCTACCATAGGAACCGTCTTATTCTG CCATTTTGGGCTGCAGGCTCTGAGAGAGGTCGAGGCAGAGGCATTGCTG GGGTTTTGGAGGCGAACTTTATACGACCTACACATGATAAGCAAGATTTTGAGAAGACGGAACTTTTTCAGAGACTTGAGACGAGATTAAAAGACATGACAATGGAGTATTG GAGGCACCATGCACATTTGATTGGCTACCAGCCAGTCACAAAATCTCTTCCTCCAGCATATTATACATCTATTGCTGCTACCAATGACAGCTCAGTAGCCCAAGCTACAGCAACAACTTATGCCAGGAACTCAAGAGCCAAGGCATCTGGAGTGTTGAACTCCTGTTTCAATGGAGGTAACTCATTAAATCCTTTGCATGTTGGTGCCTTGAGGGATCAAATGGACTATGGTGCATGTTCTTTAGCAAGGAGAAATATGAGGACTTCATTATATATGCCAAGCACACCCCAGCAAACTG AACCGTGCAAAAGAAGAAACTCTGGCTCGATGATTGAAATGAGGGCCCAAAAAAGGCACAACACAAATGGCGTCAATGTTGTTGAG ATAGGAGAGGAAAGGAGCAGTCTCTTACTTTGTCAGAACATGATGCTAAAGGCCGA GTGTTCCGAGCTCGAGGCGGCCGGGCAGACTCTCCGAAGCAAG GCGGACAGGTTGATGGGTGAACTCCGCGAGTGGCAACGGAAGCAGAGGAGCCTGACGGACGAGTTGGAGTTCTACCACGGCCTCAGCGCTATACATCGCAGGATCCACCCCATCGCCAGCACCTCTTCCCTGGGAGTCGGATGGATCTGA